Proteins encoded together in one Deinococcus sp. Marseille-Q6407 window:
- a CDS encoding PolC-type DNA polymerase III produces the protein MRNTGDDTVVFDLETTGLSPQRDGIVEIGALRIRGGRVMAEEPYQTLVRPQNSLGETVMIPWQAQRVHGISDDMVAGAPSIAEVLPEFLEWAGDATLVAHNIGFDSGFMRVAAERHGLVWAPQREVCTVQLSRRAFPRERRHNLDSLAGRLGLSFSEGGRHRSLGDVEVTAAAYLRLLEMLGEA, from the coding sequence ATGCGGAACACTGGTGACGACACTGTCGTCTTTGACCTGGAAACGACCGGACTGTCGCCGCAGCGCGACGGCATTGTGGAAATAGGCGCGCTGCGGATTCGCGGCGGCCGGGTGATGGCCGAAGAGCCTTACCAGACCCTGGTGCGGCCCCAGAACAGTCTGGGCGAGACGGTCATGATTCCCTGGCAGGCCCAGCGGGTGCACGGTATCAGTGACGATATGGTGGCCGGCGCGCCCAGCATCGCCGAAGTGCTGCCCGAGTTTCTGGAGTGGGCCGGCGACGCGACGCTGGTGGCGCACAACATCGGGTTCGATTCGGGCTTTATGCGGGTGGCCGCCGAGCGCCACGGGCTGGTCTGGGCGCCGCAGCGCGAAGTCTGCACCGTGCAGCTCTCACGCCGGGCCTTTCCGCGTGAGCGCCGGCACAACCTTGATTCGCTGGCCGGGAGACTGGGCCTCAGCTTCAGCGAAGGCGGCCGGCACCGCTCGCTGGGCGACGTGGAAGTGACGGCCGCCGCTTACCTGCGGCTGCTGGAGATGCTGGGCGAAGCCTGA
- a CDS encoding tetratricopeptide repeat protein, which produces MTDAATFWPLTCEALAEGDFEQAFALLRAGTLLSDPAEQARYVLLAGALHALYGDLALDELRLSLSEARRLDPRAAADPLYLALGAELEARHAGTQAPPPPAEARHAADPLARFHALSALVLSGRLSEAAELELDPAELPAHLSWRAAALLAEAHDGLGDSQRAAELFAQAAAGTSGPDRAVMLQESAALLLAQGRLDEARTALQDARPIYSSAQPSDPQEALNLSTWHYLQAQLELALGAADQALSEIEAAAQLERRHGDASYGVALVQGQALNTLGRTEEALSAFGRAVELAQGSDRPYAQHELAVALLDLDRPLEAQEALEVVAREPDYPFQAEVQADLAECDYRLGQLAQAQAGAEQALRQGAVVPASLVLGNVALEYYHLDDALAHFERVIGASPEGSRDWLIGHQMTADILAQQGFREPAQVYAHAQQALEHTPEGDEWQATLQAHRDRAAELMQGGSGRVLN; this is translated from the coding sequence ATGACCGACGCCGCAACATTCTGGCCTCTGACCTGTGAAGCCCTGGCGGAGGGAGACTTCGAGCAGGCGTTCGCACTGCTGCGGGCCGGCACCCTGCTGTCTGACCCGGCCGAGCAGGCCCGCTACGTGCTGCTGGCCGGGGCGCTGCACGCGCTGTATGGTGACTTGGCACTGGACGAACTGCGCCTGAGCCTCTCTGAAGCCCGCCGGCTGGACCCGCGGGCCGCCGCCGATCCTCTCTATCTGGCGCTAGGGGCCGAGCTGGAAGCCCGCCACGCCGGCACCCAGGCCCCGCCGCCCCCGGCGGAGGCCCGCCACGCCGCCGATCCCCTGGCCCGTTTCCATGCCCTGAGCGCCCTGGTGCTCTCCGGCCGGCTGAGCGAGGCTGCCGAGCTGGAGCTGGACCCGGCCGAGCTGCCCGCGCACCTGAGCTGGCGGGCCGCCGCCTTGCTGGCAGAAGCGCACGACGGCCTGGGCGACAGCCAGCGGGCCGCCGAGCTGTTTGCCCAGGCGGCCGCCGGCACCAGCGGCCCTGACCGGGCGGTGATGCTGCAGGAAAGTGCCGCGCTGCTGCTGGCCCAGGGCCGACTGGACGAGGCGCGAACGGCATTGCAAGACGCCCGGCCCATCTACTCGTCGGCGCAGCCGAGCGACCCGCAGGAGGCGCTGAACCTGTCCACCTGGCATTATCTGCAGGCTCAGCTGGAACTGGCGCTGGGCGCCGCCGACCAGGCCCTGAGCGAAATTGAAGCAGCGGCGCAGCTGGAACGCCGGCACGGCGACGCCAGCTACGGGGTGGCGCTGGTGCAGGGGCAGGCCCTGAACACGCTGGGCCGCACCGAGGAAGCCCTGAGCGCTTTTGGCCGGGCGGTCGAGCTGGCGCAGGGCAGCGACCGGCCTTACGCCCAGCACGAGCTGGCGGTGGCGCTGCTGGACCTGGACCGCCCGCTGGAGGCCCAAGAAGCGCTGGAAGTGGTGGCCCGCGAGCCGGACTATCCTTTCCAGGCCGAGGTGCAGGCTGACCTGGCCGAGTGCGACTACCGTCTGGGGCAGCTGGCCCAGGCCCAGGCCGGCGCCGAGCAGGCCCTGCGCCAGGGCGCGGTGGTGCCGGCCAGCCTGGTGCTGGGCAACGTGGCGCTGGAGTATTACCACCTGGACGACGCCCTGGCCCACTTTGAACGGGTGATCGGGGCCTCGCCCGAAGGCAGCCGCGACTGGCTGATCGGGCACCAGATGACGGCCGATATTCTGGCGCAGCAGGGCTTCCGCGAGCCGGCGCAGGTGTATGCCCACGCCCAGCAGGCGCTGGAACACACCCCCGAGGGCGACGAGTGGCAGGCTACCTTGCAGGCCCACCGCGACCGAGCCGCCGAGCTGATGCAGGGCGGCTCCGGCAGGGTGCTGAATTGA
- the tsaE gene encoding tRNA (adenosine(37)-N6)-threonylcarbamoyltransferase complex ATPase subunit type 1 TsaE — translation MTAFLLAPGESQLLHGLEEQQAFGAALLDSLPASSVLFLEGELGAGKTSLTQGIARRLGFTGTVSSPTYALMQPYPTPQGQLLHVDAYRVQHPGELYDMGLEELTGESRLSVIEWGQLLYDDYPQAPCLLLEHLPGDPSVRRVTRLR, via the coding sequence TTGACGGCCTTCCTACTGGCCCCGGGCGAAAGCCAGCTGCTGCATGGGCTGGAAGAACAGCAGGCTTTCGGTGCGGCGCTGCTGGACAGCCTGCCGGCCAGCAGCGTGCTGTTTCTGGAAGGCGAGCTAGGCGCCGGCAAGACCAGCCTGACCCAGGGCATCGCCCGGCGGCTGGGCTTTACGGGCACCGTATCTAGCCCCACCTACGCGCTGATGCAGCCGTACCCGACGCCACAGGGCCAGCTGCTGCATGTGGACGCCTACCGCGTGCAGCACCCTGGCGAGCTGTACGACATGGGCCTGGAAGAACTCACCGGCGAGAGCCGCCTCAGCGTGATCGAGTGGGGCCAGCTGCTGTATGACGACTACCCGCAGGCCCCCTGCCTGTTGCTGGAGCATCTGCCGGGTGACCCATCTGTGCGCCGGGTGACCCGGCTGCGCTGA
- a CDS encoding acetate kinase yields the protein MQILVLNSGSSSLKFALLDPGNGDVRLSGLAERLGQEGASIRLDHFGGGERDRTEESLRGGVHAQAVARVLAELDALGLRQDVVAVGHRVVHGGEAFNAPVLITPEVEQVIRDCIPLAPLHNPANLAGIEAARAAFPDLPHVAVFDTAFHQTMRPVAYRYAVPEEWYTRYGVRRYGFHGTSHQYVSGQAVKMLGLNPGRHGLIVAHLGNGCSVTSVQDGKSRDTSMGMTPLEGLVMGTRSGNVDPSLVEFMVREAGMTAAEVTDALNKRSGLLGLSGLSNDMRELVEAALGGHAGAQLAIDRFVYRLAQTIASYAVGLNRWDALVFTGGIGENSAHIRAMTMERLRSLGLVPDERANENTVRGQQGVISKEGWVTALVVSTNEELMIARQTAELLPHSA from the coding sequence ATGCAAATCCTGGTACTGAACAGCGGCTCGAGTTCGCTCAAGTTCGCCTTGCTGGATCCCGGCAACGGCGACGTGCGCCTGTCGGGGCTGGCCGAGCGTCTGGGACAGGAGGGCGCCAGTATCCGGCTGGACCACTTTGGCGGCGGCGAGCGCGACCGCACCGAGGAAAGCCTGCGCGGCGGGGTGCACGCGCAGGCGGTGGCCCGGGTGCTGGCCGAGCTGGACGCACTGGGGCTGCGCCAGGATGTGGTGGCGGTGGGGCACCGGGTGGTGCACGGTGGTGAAGCGTTCAATGCCCCCGTGTTGATCACGCCGGAAGTGGAGCAGGTGATCCGGGACTGTATTCCGCTGGCTCCGTTGCATAACCCGGCTAATCTGGCCGGCATCGAGGCTGCCCGCGCCGCTTTTCCCGACCTGCCGCACGTAGCCGTGTTCGATACCGCTTTTCACCAGACCATGCGGCCGGTGGCCTACCGCTACGCCGTGCCGGAAGAGTGGTACACCCGCTACGGGGTGCGCCGCTACGGGTTTCATGGCACCAGTCACCAGTACGTGTCGGGGCAGGCGGTCAAGATGCTGGGCCTGAACCCTGGCCGCCACGGCCTGATCGTGGCGCATCTGGGCAACGGCTGCTCGGTGACCAGCGTGCAGGACGGCAAAAGCCGCGACACCAGCATGGGCATGACCCCGCTGGAGGGCCTGGTGATGGGCACCCGCTCGGGCAATGTGGACCCCAGCCTGGTGGAATTCATGGTGCGCGAGGCCGGCATGACCGCTGCCGAGGTCACCGACGCTCTGAACAAGCGCAGCGGCCTGCTGGGCCTCAGCGGCCTGAGCAACGACATGCGCGAACTGGTCGAGGCGGCCCTGGGCGGGCACGCCGGGGCGCAGCTGGCGATTGACCGCTTCGTGTACCGTCTGGCGCAGACCATCGCCAGTTACGCGGTGGGCCTCAACCGCTGGGACGCGCTGGTGTTCACCGGCGGCATCGGGGAGAACAGCGCCCACATCCGCGCCATGACGATGGAACGCCTGCGCAGCCTGGGCCTGGTGCCCGACGAGCGCGCCAACGAGAACACCGTGCGCGGCCAGCAGGGCGTGATTTCCAAGGAAGGCTGGGTCACGGCGCTGGTGGTCAGCACCAACGAGGAACTGATGATCGCCCGCCAGACGGCCGAACTGCTGCCGCACTCGGCCTAA